From the genome of Maribacter algicola, one region includes:
- a CDS encoding sulfite exporter TauE/SafE family protein — protein MQIPIEQLILLCLGFFIVATLYSSVGFGGGSSYLALLTLFLGSFLAIRSIALICNLVVVSGSTYLYFKNGHAKLKDFLPFIISSIPLAFLGASFRLKEEIFFVILGISLILSAIFLAMQTFNLATSIPETKKYPNYLSYFLGAGIGFLSGLVGIGGGIFLAPILNHLRWDKAIKIAALASFFILVNSVSGLLGLVTSDSLSLPWLETLCLGIAVLMGGQLGIRISLKRLSANGIKRVTALLVLIVGVRVLLVNGLGVY, from the coding sequence ATGCAAATTCCTATTGAGCAGCTTATTCTCCTATGTTTGGGTTTTTTTATAGTAGCTACGTTGTATTCTTCCGTGGGTTTTGGGGGAGGTTCCAGTTATCTAGCCTTGTTGACCCTTTTTTTAGGTAGTTTTCTCGCCATTCGCTCCATAGCCCTTATTTGTAACTTGGTCGTTGTTTCGGGAAGTACCTATCTCTATTTTAAGAATGGACATGCGAAATTGAAGGATTTTCTCCCTTTTATAATTTCCAGTATACCGCTGGCTTTTCTGGGGGCCTCTTTCCGATTAAAGGAGGAAATATTTTTTGTTATCCTAGGTATTTCCCTGATTTTATCGGCTATATTTTTGGCAATGCAAACCTTCAACTTGGCAACGTCGATACCGGAGACCAAAAAATATCCGAATTATTTAAGTTATTTTTTAGGAGCGGGAATTGGTTTCTTATCCGGTTTGGTAGGTATTGGTGGTGGAATTTTTTTGGCTCCAATATTAAATCATCTACGATGGGACAAGGCTATAAAGATAGCGGCCTTAGCTAGTTTCTTTATTTTGGTCAATTCTGTATCGGGGCTCTTGGGATTGGTAACAAGTGATTCCTTGTCCCTTCCATGGTTGGAGACTCTATGTCTGGGTATTGCAGTGCTAATGGGAGGTCAGTTAGGAATCCGTATTAGTTTAAAACGACTTTCTGCCAATGGAATTAAACGGGTTACGGCACTTTTGGTGCTCATCGTGGGCGTAAGGGTTTTGTTGGTGAATGGATTGGGGGTCTATTGA
- a CDS encoding HesA/MoeB/ThiF family protein, producing MEDRYHRQTILPGFGQKGQSALGKAKVLVVGAGGLGVPVLTYLNAMGIGTLGIVDADVVSISNLHRQVLYTQAMVGQAKVEVAKAQLLAQNPNTTIHTYKTYLNPGNALGIIQKYDIVVDATDNFPTRYLINDVCVLQRKPFVYGALHGFEGQVSVFNYKDGPTYRCLFPNMPKADEVPNCNEHGVLGILPGIMGNLQALEVVKVVCGLDGVLSGVLLLYDALSQRMQRMKFKPNPENLKINGIQDSYDFDCEVVMESIEAIGIQNLLRDKKVLLLDVRSKQEFQRNHIKGAKNIPLDALENRVGELSRENPMYVICQSGIRSKKAVLMLQELLPDRKFINVAGGMNQLNSYANSY from the coding sequence ATGGAAGATAGGTACCATAGGCAGACTATTTTGCCCGGTTTTGGTCAAAAGGGTCAAAGCGCCTTGGGCAAGGCGAAAGTCCTGGTGGTAGGGGCCGGTGGACTGGGGGTTCCCGTACTGACGTATCTAAACGCAATGGGTATAGGTACTTTGGGCATTGTGGATGCCGATGTTGTTTCGATATCCAATTTGCACAGACAGGTGCTTTATACCCAGGCCATGGTTGGCCAAGCAAAAGTGGAGGTGGCCAAGGCTCAATTGTTGGCACAGAATCCCAATACGACAATTCACACCTATAAGACCTATCTGAACCCTGGAAATGCTTTAGGAATTATACAAAAGTATGATATAGTAGTAGATGCTACCGACAATTTTCCTACGCGATATCTCATTAACGATGTCTGTGTCCTTCAAAGAAAACCTTTTGTATACGGTGCTTTGCATGGGTTTGAGGGGCAGGTGAGCGTATTTAACTATAAAGACGGACCCACATATCGTTGTTTGTTTCCTAATATGCCCAAAGCCGATGAGGTTCCCAATTGCAACGAACATGGGGTATTGGGTATTCTGCCCGGTATCATGGGAAACCTACAAGCCTTGGAAGTTGTAAAGGTCGTCTGCGGATTGGACGGTGTGCTATCAGGTGTATTGTTACTATATGATGCGCTGTCGCAGCGTATGCAACGTATGAAATTTAAACCGAATCCTGAAAATCTGAAAATAAATGGGATTCAGGATTCCTATGATTTTGATTGCGAGGTAGTAATGGAATCCATTGAGGCCATCGGAATTCAAAACTTGTTAAGGGATAAAAAAGTGTTGCTTTTAGATGTGCGGTCCAAGCAAGAATTCCAAAGAAACCACATTAAAGGTGCCAAAAATATTCCTTTGGACGCGCTGGAAAATAGAGTGGGGGAACTATCACGGGAAAATCCAATGTACGTTATTTGCCAATCAGGTATCCGAAGTAAAAAAGCGGTTTTGATGCTGCAAGAACTTTTACCAGACAGAAAATTTATCAACGTTGCTGGCGGTATGAACCAATTGAACTCCTATGCAAATTCCTATTGA
- a CDS encoding NTP transferase domain-containing protein, with amino-acid sequence MTTKDRLYGLVLSGGKSTRMGQDKGLISYHGVPQREHLYHLLDTLCDKTFLSVRQDQDEEIASNFKTILDRNEFRGPYNGLLSAHREYPDVAWLVLACDLPLIDEASLKELISQRDTQKLATAFANRDNPLPEPLCAIWEPEALKTSIAYLEAGNGTCPRKFLINNDVSLVFPKTPQVLLNANSQEEYKEALQKLEA; translated from the coding sequence ATGACTACCAAAGATAGATTGTATGGATTGGTGCTTTCAGGAGGCAAAAGCACACGAATGGGTCAAGATAAGGGTCTGATTTCATATCATGGTGTTCCACAAAGGGAACATTTATACCATCTTTTGGATACCCTGTGCGATAAAACCTTTTTGAGTGTTCGCCAAGACCAAGATGAAGAAATAGCATCTAACTTCAAAACCATTTTGGACAGGAATGAATTTCGAGGTCCTTACAATGGGTTATTATCGGCACATAGGGAATATCCAGATGTTGCCTGGCTAGTATTGGCCTGTGACCTTCCCTTAATAGACGAGGCCTCCTTGAAAGAATTGATCTCACAGCGCGATACCCAAAAATTGGCTACTGCCTTTGCAAACAGAGACAATCCGCTTCCTGAGCCTTTATGTGCCATATGGGAGCCCGAGGCCTTAAAAACTTCAATCGCATACCTTGAGGCGGGTAATGGTACCTGTCCCCGTAAGTTCCTTATTAATAATGACGTTTCCCTGGTATTTCCTAAAACCCCGCAAGTTTTATTGAATGCCAATTCCCAAGAGGAATATAAGGAAGCCCTGCAAAAACTGGAAGCCTGA
- the moaC gene encoding cyclic pyranopterin monophosphate synthase MoaC: MEKKLSHINESGNAVMVDVSEKKETSRIAVASGRVLFPSDVFQALSDKDFLGKKGSIVQTAIIAGIQGVKRTSELIPLCHQINLTKIDVDIVPGENQFHITCTVKCNGMTGVEMEALTGVSVAALTIYDMCKALSQDIVISTVQLERKSGGKNDYQR, encoded by the coding sequence ATGGAGAAAAAATTATCACATATCAATGAATCTGGCAATGCGGTCATGGTGGATGTTTCTGAAAAAAAGGAGACTTCCAGAATTGCCGTTGCGTCCGGGCGGGTACTATTTCCTTCGGATGTGTTTCAAGCATTGTCCGATAAGGATTTCCTAGGTAAAAAGGGAAGTATCGTGCAAACGGCGATAATTGCAGGGATACAAGGTGTGAAAAGAACATCGGAACTGATTCCGTTGTGCCATCAAATCAACCTGACAAAAATAGATGTGGACATCGTTCCCGGTGAAAACCAATTTCATATCACCTGTACGGTAAAATGTAACGGAATGACTGGTGTGGAGATGGAGGCGCTTACCGGCGTTTCCGTAGCGGCACTCACCATTTACGATATGTGCAAGGCGCTTTCCCAGGACATTGTGATTTCCACGGTACAGTTGGAAAGAAAATCTGGAGGAAAAAATGACTACCAAAGATAG
- the moaA gene encoding GTP 3',8-cyclase MoaA produces MLIDNHNRKINYLRLAVTDRCNLRCNYCMPAEGINFAKNDKLLTMEELKTLSEILVGQGIDKIRITGGEPFVRKDLMELLRHLAKLDGLKDISVTTNATLIGPYIDELKSMGIKNINVSLDAIHRETFERITRRNQYDTVHNNLIRLISEGFNVRINFIALDGQNTQDILPILELAKHYPVSVRFLEEMPFNGGSKTFQKIAWDYKRILDHIKSEHPDYYKLESPKTSTSINYKIPGHLGTFGVIPSFSRTFCGTCNRLRVSATGDVITCLYGKPSANLRNIMRGADSKNKVKEEVLKAVGSRAKTGFEAQEKYANVFSNSMTSIGG; encoded by the coding sequence ATGTTGATAGACAATCATAATAGAAAAATTAATTACCTAAGACTTGCTGTTACGGATCGATGTAATCTTCGATGTAATTACTGTATGCCCGCCGAAGGTATCAACTTTGCCAAAAACGATAAATTGCTCACCATGGAGGAGCTTAAAACGTTGAGCGAAATATTGGTAGGGCAGGGAATCGATAAAATAAGGATTACCGGTGGAGAGCCCTTCGTTAGGAAGGATTTGATGGAACTTCTAAGGCACTTGGCAAAACTTGATGGTTTGAAGGATATATCAGTAACCACCAACGCCACCTTGATTGGACCTTACATTGATGAGCTAAAATCAATGGGAATAAAGAATATTAACGTAAGTCTGGATGCGATACATAGGGAAACTTTTGAACGAATAACCCGAAGGAACCAATACGATACTGTGCATAACAACCTGATTCGATTAATCAGTGAGGGGTTCAACGTACGTATCAATTTTATTGCTTTGGACGGACAGAACACGCAGGACATTCTACCCATTTTGGAATTGGCCAAGCATTATCCGGTATCCGTTCGGTTTTTAGAGGAAATGCCTTTTAATGGTGGATCGAAAACGTTTCAAAAAATTGCATGGGACTACAAGCGCATTCTCGACCATATCAAGTCTGAACATCCTGATTATTACAAACTGGAGTCACCAAAGACATCTACCTCCATAAATTATAAAATTCCGGGTCACCTGGGAACCTTTGGAGTCATACCCTCCTTTAGCAGAACTTTTTGCGGAACCTGTAATAGGTTAAGGGTATCGGCCACGGGCGACGTAATTACCTGTTTGTATGGAAAACCCAGTGCAAACTTAAGGAATATTATGCGAGGGGCAGATTCAAAAAATAAAGTTAAGGAAGAAGTTTTAAAGGCAGTTGGGAGCAGGGCCAAAACCGGCTTCGAGGCACAAGAAAAATATGCCAACGTTTTTTCAAATTCCATGACATCTATAGGAGGATAA
- a CDS encoding molybdenum cofactor biosynthesis protein MoaE: MNKIIEIVQELDTHSVYQELSHPNSGGICVFVGSVREFTNNEQVVALEFETYESMALKEMDKLADAALEKWKLNKVVIKHAVGRKEVQDAVVIVGASSAHRSESFEACRFLIDTLKETVPIWKKEMFKNKSVWVSAHP, encoded by the coding sequence ATGAATAAGATCATAGAAATAGTACAGGAGCTGGATACCCATAGTGTGTATCAGGAATTATCCCACCCCAACAGCGGTGGCATTTGTGTTTTTGTTGGTTCTGTGCGGGAGTTTACCAATAATGAACAGGTAGTGGCCCTGGAATTTGAGACCTATGAATCCATGGCTCTAAAGGAGATGGATAAATTAGCGGATGCAGCTTTGGAGAAATGGAAATTGAACAAAGTGGTGATAAAACATGCCGTTGGTAGGAAAGAGGTACAGGATGCCGTGGTAATTGTGGGGGCCTCTTCGGCCCATAGGTCAGAATCCTTCGAAGCATGTCGGTTTTTAATAGATACCTTAAAGGAAACAGTACCTATTTGGAAAAAGGAGATGTTCAAAAATAAATCGGTCTGGGTTTCGGCACATCCTTAA
- a CDS encoding MoaD/ThiS family protein — protein MDLLFFGIAKDIVGKSQMIMDFGEDSPNSVADLKQALKKRYPEFSKLSSLAIAVNSEYADDDVQLKSNDEVAIIPPVSGG, from the coding sequence ATGGACCTACTTTTTTTTGGTATTGCAAAGGATATTGTTGGGAAATCCCAAATGATCATGGATTTTGGGGAAGATTCCCCTAATTCAGTGGCGGACCTAAAACAAGCCTTAAAAAAAAGATATCCCGAATTTTCCAAGCTGTCCTCTTTGGCAATTGCCGTAAACAGTGAATATGCGGATGATGATGTTCAGCTTAAATCAAATGATGAGGTGGCGATAATTCCGCCAGTAAGTGGAGGCTAA
- a CDS encoding DUF6503 family protein produces MTKQLITFLLLLFAFGCKESPKDEQVNETKTDTPETSTTENKYPASLKLVFDAHGGHENWKKYTTLSYDIDKGNSKEVHVIDLYKRRDRITMDGIEMGFDGNQVWIQDTSKSYQGDPVFYHNLMFYFYAMPFVLGDSGIQYGDTESLEFDGKSYPGISITYNAGVGTSPKDEYYIHYDPETFQMAWLGYTVTYRTGEDSDNIKWIRYDDWQKVEGLLLPKSISWYNYEGRVIGDRNNTVKFENVELSKESKHKQFYEKPEGASFVEGRSQT; encoded by the coding sequence ATGACAAAGCAACTAATTACCTTTTTACTACTACTTTTTGCCTTTGGTTGTAAGGAATCGCCAAAAGACGAGCAAGTAAACGAAACCAAAACGGATACACCCGAAACAAGTACTACAGAAAACAAATATCCTGCTAGTTTGAAGCTGGTTTTTGATGCCCATGGAGGACATGAAAACTGGAAAAAGTACACTACGTTATCCTATGATATTGATAAAGGGAATTCCAAGGAAGTGCATGTTATCGATTTGTACAAAAGACGGGACAGGATTACCATGGACGGGATCGAAATGGGCTTTGACGGGAACCAAGTTTGGATTCAGGATACATCAAAATCCTACCAAGGAGACCCGGTATTCTATCATAATTTGATGTTTTATTTTTATGCAATGCCTTTTGTCCTTGGAGATTCAGGCATACAATATGGCGATACGGAAAGCCTGGAGTTTGATGGAAAATCCTATCCGGGAATTAGCATAACCTACAATGCTGGAGTGGGAACATCACCAAAGGATGAATACTACATTCACTACGACCCGGAGACATTTCAAATGGCCTGGCTGGGATATACGGTAACCTACCGCACCGGGGAGGATTCAGATAATATAAAATGGATTCGATATGACGATTGGCAAAAAGTGGAAGGCCTGTTATTGCCAAAATCCATTTCTTGGTATAATTATGAAGGTAGGGTCATAGGGGATAGAAACAATACCGTCAAATTTGAAAATGTGGAACTTAGTAAAGAATCCAAACACAAGCAATTTTACGAAAAGCCCGAAGGAGCTAGTTTTGTCGAAGGTAGGAGCCAAACCTGA
- a CDS encoding TrmH family RNA methyltransferase, with translation MSEIKHISSLQNPLIKKVLLLKEKSRERKKTGLFVLEGRKEIELAISSDYLLDTLLFCPELISKEILETSFELRKTSLISVSPEIYGKLAHRNTTEGVIAIAETKSHNLKGFSFQTKNPLVLVAEAPEKPGNIGALLRTADAANLDAVFIANPKTDLYNPNIVRSSVGCVFSRKVILADTATIISFLKENGIAIYCAALSASKPYTNVDFKGPTAIVVGTEHSGLSDDWLSNSNQNILIPMEGAIDSMNVSVSAAILIFEAKRQRLG, from the coding sequence ATGAGTGAAATTAAGCATATCAGCAGTCTACAAAACCCCTTGATAAAAAAAGTGCTTTTGCTCAAGGAAAAATCCAGGGAACGAAAGAAAACCGGGCTTTTTGTTTTGGAGGGAAGAAAGGAAATCGAACTGGCGATATCTAGCGATTATTTGCTGGACACGCTCTTATTTTGTCCGGAACTTATCTCAAAAGAAATTTTGGAGACTTCCTTTGAGTTAAGGAAGACTTCTTTGATATCGGTAAGCCCGGAGATTTATGGAAAATTGGCGCATAGAAACACGACGGAAGGTGTTATCGCCATAGCCGAAACCAAAAGCCACAACTTGAAAGGCTTTTCCTTTCAAACCAAAAACCCCTTGGTCCTTGTGGCCGAAGCCCCGGAAAAACCAGGAAATATCGGAGCTCTCTTAAGAACGGCAGACGCCGCAAACCTGGATGCCGTATTCATAGCAAACCCTAAAACCGATCTATATAACCCAAACATTGTTCGGTCAAGTGTAGGATGTGTTTTTTCGAGAAAGGTCATTCTGGCCGATACGGCTACCATCATTTCATTTTTAAAGGAAAATGGCATTGCCATATATTGTGCAGCACTATCCGCTTCCAAACCCTACACCAATGTTGATTTTAAGGGGCCTACCGCTATTGTGGTAGGTACGGAGCATAGTGGTCTTAGTGATGACTGGCTTTCAAATTCCAACCAAAATATCCTAATTCCCATGGAGGGGGCTATCGATTCCATGAATGTTTCCGTATCCGCGGCAATACTTATCTTTGAGGCGAAACGGCAGCGGTTAGGATAA